A single Sporosarcina sp. FSL W8-0480 DNA region contains:
- a CDS encoding ABC transporter ATP-binding protein: MEKVIKVSNVTKSFGDKSNLTKVLNGISFDIEQGQFVSIMGPSGCGKSTLLYLLGGLDKPTSGQIIIKEKDIQSLKDKELSKLRRSDIGFVFQFYNLVHNLSVEENILLPIAMSGKNVKDYSEKLDEILGIVGLSHKRKEIPSRLSGGQQQRVAIARAIIINPSIILADEPIGNLDSKTSVTIMELFKEINQKYGITIIQVTHDENTALYGNRLIRLRDGVIVEDTVREGLKYEYA; this comes from the coding sequence ATGGAAAAGGTAATAAAAGTAAGTAATGTTACGAAAAGTTTTGGAGATAAAAGCAATTTAACAAAAGTTCTAAATGGCATTTCCTTTGATATAGAACAAGGACAATTTGTATCGATTATGGGGCCATCGGGATGTGGGAAAAGTACATTATTGTATTTATTGGGAGGCTTGGACAAGCCTACTTCTGGCCAAATCATCATAAAAGAGAAAGACATTCAATCGCTCAAAGATAAAGAGTTAAGTAAGTTACGTAGATCGGATATTGGGTTTGTGTTTCAATTTTATAATTTGGTGCACAATCTGTCAGTCGAGGAAAACATACTTTTGCCCATCGCGATGAGTGGGAAAAACGTGAAAGATTATAGTGAGAAGTTAGATGAAATCTTAGGGATCGTAGGCCTCAGTCATAAGCGCAAGGAAATTCCAAGTCGCTTATCGGGCGGGCAGCAACAACGGGTAGCCATTGCGAGAGCAATTATTATTAACCCTAGTATTATTCTTGCAGATGAGCCAATAGGGAATTTGGATAGTAAGACAAGTGTAACGATTATGGAGCTATTTAAAGAAATTAACCAAAAGTATGGAATCACCATCATTCAAGTAACACATGACGAAAATACGGCTCTATATGGAAACCGATTAATTCGGCTACGTGATGGAGTGATTGTAGAGGATACGGTTAGGGAGGGTCTGAAATATGAGTACGCATAA
- a CDS encoding FtsX-like permease family protein translates to MKIFTTYVGRNIRENKLRGLLILLSLMISTFILYINLVAQDDILQQYEALYQESYNGYDVIVTNKDAENPFFSASDFTSKDIKVKEESAAIITFGVVDNNDLLTLKLYGCGKEDCLDSGLFQTKQADFDLSEKDQILISPQLSENYGYQVGDTISIQTQAGVKEYKVGAVGEKTGLFLGVENENLVVLANAEVESITDQSDKVNSLLLNLDDDATISDSIKTLIKNNKDFNIQALVDQELIDFNTSMISQVLLIILVLAIIMNYYVISSNAKVILLSRIPVVGTFRSLGATKSTVNLIMIVENFIYGLLGGILGVICGISFKEAILGALTAGISGVSMEQIATPLNYSYILFALVFAVVIQLISVLQVIYQIGRYSIKNLIFEEFSAIQRAPWILTVIGFVLLGISYTLYTVNNDYDIILSLLALLAAMTGGIWILPFVTKYVSTFFSKVNKAIFGQAPSLGARNIADSKIINSNIKLVVISLSVVLMIFITSMSLENLFGKAKDAFESDIQIYGMEKKEDDYVKLKQVSGVEGISFLYTLYDDVNINGNDLSLVVIGLEDERLGVKNKDGKIKELKVGQVMIDEYYGVKNDLKIGDQLVIKSDNMKSENFTVEIVGTVDSSLFSTSRNTIVFSEAQFKKDINEVPSTMYVASNENLDQMKKTLYKELSGEDITVQTIDEFMEEQDQRVSGLLSTVWIFLFLSILLSAVGLINNQVIGFIQRRKEYAVLYSVSMSKAQLNTMIFFEVMNSYLIGCGFGLLLSLWLSNLLQGLLSSIGVYLQFSFQWLQILSVVGIIFIILLLTALIPMFKISKMNVVEQIKYE, encoded by the coding sequence ATGAAGATTTTTACGACGTATGTTGGAAGAAACATCAGAGAAAACAAATTAAGAGGCCTGTTAATTTTACTATCACTTATGATTTCAACATTTATTTTGTATATAAACCTTGTTGCCCAAGATGATATTTTACAACAATACGAGGCATTATATCAAGAATCCTATAATGGTTACGATGTGATTGTTACCAATAAAGATGCTGAAAACCCATTTTTTAGTGCAAGCGATTTTACAAGCAAGGATATAAAAGTAAAAGAAGAATCAGCTGCGATCATCACCTTTGGAGTCGTTGACAATAATGACTTATTAACCCTTAAATTGTACGGCTGCGGGAAAGAGGATTGTTTGGACTCAGGATTATTTCAAACAAAGCAAGCCGATTTCGATTTAAGTGAAAAAGATCAAATTTTAATTAGCCCGCAACTATCCGAAAACTATGGCTATCAAGTAGGCGATACGATTTCCATTCAAACTCAAGCTGGTGTAAAGGAATATAAAGTAGGTGCAGTTGGGGAAAAGACGGGATTATTCCTTGGTGTTGAGAATGAAAATTTAGTCGTATTAGCCAACGCTGAAGTCGAAAGCATAACTGATCAAAGCGATAAAGTAAATTCACTTTTACTTAACTTGGATGATGATGCGACTATTAGCGATAGCATTAAGACCCTTATAAAGAATAATAAGGATTTCAATATACAAGCTTTGGTCGATCAAGAGTTGATCGATTTTAATACGAGTATGATTAGCCAGGTTTTATTAATCATCTTGGTATTGGCGATCATCATGAACTATTATGTTATTTCTTCAAATGCAAAGGTTATTTTACTGTCAAGAATACCTGTTGTAGGCACATTTAGAAGCTTGGGTGCCACTAAGTCAACAGTGAATCTCATAATGATCGTAGAGAATTTTATCTATGGATTATTAGGTGGAATTCTTGGAGTCATTTGTGGGATTTCCTTTAAAGAAGCTATATTAGGCGCACTAACAGCGGGGATATCCGGTGTGTCGATGGAGCAGATAGCTACACCGCTGAATTATAGTTATATACTTTTTGCACTTGTTTTTGCTGTCGTTATTCAATTGATAAGTGTACTTCAAGTCATCTATCAGATCGGTAGATATTCCATAAAGAACTTGATATTTGAAGAATTTAGCGCAATTCAAAGAGCACCTTGGATCCTTACCGTTATCGGGTTTGTGCTGTTAGGTATATCTTATACGCTATACACGGTAAACAATGACTATGATATTATCCTTTCTTTACTTGCGTTGTTAGCTGCGATGACTGGAGGCATTTGGATATTACCCTTTGTTACAAAATACGTATCCACGTTCTTTAGTAAGGTGAATAAAGCAATATTCGGGCAAGCGCCATCGTTAGGGGCAAGAAATATTGCAGATAGTAAGATCATCAACTCAAACATTAAACTTGTCGTTATTTCGCTTTCTGTCGTTTTAATGATATTCATTACATCGATGTCGCTTGAGAATTTATTCGGCAAAGCAAAGGATGCATTTGAATCGGATATTCAGATTTATGGAATGGAAAAAAAGGAAGACGACTATGTGAAGTTAAAGCAAGTATCAGGTGTGGAAGGGATTAGCTTTTTATATACACTTTACGATGATGTAAACATCAATGGAAATGATTTAAGTCTTGTTGTTATTGGTTTAGAGGATGAAAGATTAGGTGTTAAGAACAAGGATGGAAAGATAAAGGAACTTAAAGTTGGGCAAGTCATGATTGACGAGTATTATGGCGTGAAAAATGATTTGAAGATAGGAGATCAGTTAGTGATTAAATCGGATAATATGAAATCCGAAAATTTCACAGTCGAAATAGTAGGCACGGTCGACTCATCACTATTTTCCACTTCAAGAAATACAATCGTTTTTTCCGAAGCACAGTTTAAAAAAGATATAAATGAAGTACCAAGTACGATGTATGTTGCTTCCAATGAAAACTTAGACCAAATGAAAAAGACGTTATACAAAGAATTATCCGGAGAGGATATTACAGTACAAACAATAGACGAATTTATGGAAGAGCAAGATCAAAGAGTGAGCGGCTTGCTGTCTACAGTATGGATATTCCTATTTCTATCCATTTTGCTATCAGCTGTAGGCTTGATAAACAACCAAGTTATCGGTTTCATACAAAGAAGAAAAGAGTATGCAGTGTTGTATTCGGTATCAATGAGCAAGGCGCAATTAAATACTATGATCTTTTTTGAAGTCATGAATTCATATTTAATCGGATGTGGATTCGGATTACTGTTGAGCCTATGGTTGAGCAATTTGCTACAAGGGTTATTAAGCTCAATCGGTGTGTATTTACAATTTAGTTTTCAGTGGCTTCAAATACTTTCTGTTGTCGGCATAATATTTATCATTTTACTACTAACTGCCCTAATTCCAATGTTTAAGATTTCCAAAATGAATGTAGTCGAACAAATCAAGTACGAATAA
- a CDS encoding 4'-phosphopantetheinyl transferase superfamily protein, with protein MMKKVATILKDYSTEKIHMNGKVVNLFTHTALEQVSDEMLAMMYEIMPIERQLKAKRYRNKIDKKLCIISYALFVLAMQETFDIYDSYEFTLNEHNKPFLKLFPEIHFNISHCRAGVSCVIADETVGVDIQDIIKYNEKLAAAFCSPKELKVFHNAIDKDLTLTKIWTMKESYFKMLGTGLVEPLTALTAYEVGDFYQKINLRENYVLTVAIKTIRG; from the coding sequence ATGATGAAAAAAGTGGCCACTATTTTGAAGGATTATTCAACTGAAAAAATCCATATGAATGGCAAGGTAGTAAATCTTTTTACACATACCGCATTGGAGCAAGTTAGTGATGAAATGTTGGCGATGATGTATGAAATCATGCCGATAGAGCGCCAATTAAAAGCAAAGAGATACAGGAATAAAATAGACAAAAAGCTATGTATTATTTCGTACGCGTTATTTGTGTTAGCTATGCAAGAAACCTTCGATATTTACGACTCCTATGAATTCACACTAAATGAACATAATAAACCTTTTCTAAAATTATTCCCAGAAATACATTTTAATATTAGCCACTGCAGAGCTGGCGTGTCTTGTGTAATTGCTGATGAAACTGTCGGCGTGGATATACAGGACATTATTAAGTATAACGAAAAATTGGCTGCGGCTTTTTGTTCTCCAAAAGAGCTAAAGGTATTCCACAATGCAATTGATAAGGATCTGACATTAACCAAAATTTGGACGATGAAAGAGAGTTATTTTAAGATGCTTGGCACTGGATTGGTTGAGCCTTTGACAGCGTTAACTGCTTATGAAGTGGGCGACTTCTATCAGAAAATCAATTTAAGAGAAAACTACGTATTAACCGTGGCTATAAAAACGATAAGGGGTTAA
- a CDS encoding tripartite tricarboxylate transporter permease encodes MLEVWLSAAGNVFTPTNIFAILCGVLFGVFTGALPGLSSTMALAILIPFTFSMDPATGLILLGAVYSASVFSGSISAILLNTPGTPSAAATVIDGYEMTKRGESAKALGIAAIASGFGGIVSVIALSAFAPFLAQQSLRFGPPEYFALAVFGLTIISSLTGKSPVKGLLAGVFGILIATVGMDPISGYPRFTFGHPALLDGFALIPVLIGLFSASQAFNLMISSKLSNDEGLELSQIPTVAGKVVPKFKELLRLTPNMGRSSIIGTIIGIIPGVGTDPAAFIAYNEAKRWSKDKDSFGKGSIQGVAAPEASNNAVTGGSLIPLLSLGIPGNAVSAVFLGGLLIHGLRPGAELFTHSGDIVYSLFFSLFVANILIIVIGIGGARIFSKVLVVKPIVLGPIILLLSIVGSYAIHNNAYDIWVMLLFGVIGFILRRYGFPLAPIVLAIILGPLAETSYNQSMLISQDNFNIFFNRPISAVLLIVAAITFVSPFLSGVVKKKKVA; translated from the coding sequence TTGTTAGAGGTTTGGTTATCGGCAGCAGGGAACGTTTTTACACCGACTAATATATTCGCCATTCTTTGTGGTGTGTTATTTGGAGTATTCACCGGGGCATTGCCTGGATTAAGTTCCACAATGGCACTTGCGATATTAATCCCATTTACCTTTTCGATGGATCCGGCAACCGGACTTATCTTACTTGGTGCAGTCTATTCGGCATCTGTATTTTCTGGGTCGATTTCAGCGATTTTATTGAATACACCTGGAACGCCATCAGCAGCTGCAACGGTAATAGATGGTTATGAAATGACAAAAAGAGGCGAAAGTGCTAAAGCATTAGGGATTGCAGCAATTGCCTCTGGTTTTGGTGGGATTGTAAGTGTCATCGCCTTATCGGCTTTCGCACCGTTTTTGGCCCAACAATCCTTACGATTCGGTCCACCAGAATACTTTGCTTTAGCAGTGTTTGGCTTAACAATTATCTCAAGTTTGACTGGTAAAAGTCCTGTGAAAGGTTTATTGGCAGGGGTTTTCGGGATTTTGATAGCAACGGTCGGCATGGATCCTATTTCCGGATATCCAAGATTCACTTTCGGACATCCTGCGTTATTGGATGGATTCGCATTGATCCCTGTTTTGATTGGATTATTCTCAGCATCTCAAGCATTTAATTTAATGATTTCCAGTAAGTTGTCAAATGATGAAGGATTAGAACTTTCGCAAATCCCGACAGTGGCAGGAAAAGTGGTTCCGAAGTTTAAAGAATTATTAAGACTGACTCCTAACATGGGTCGTTCCTCAATCATTGGAACTATTATAGGAATAATCCCAGGAGTAGGAACGGATCCAGCAGCATTTATTGCTTATAATGAAGCGAAGAGATGGTCAAAAGATAAAGACTCATTCGGTAAAGGGTCCATTCAGGGAGTTGCTGCACCTGAAGCATCCAATAATGCAGTAACTGGTGGATCACTAATTCCATTGTTATCACTTGGAATACCTGGTAATGCCGTATCCGCTGTATTTTTAGGTGGTCTACTCATTCATGGATTACGACCGGGTGCGGAACTTTTTACACATAGTGGGGACATTGTGTACTCCTTATTTTTCAGCTTATTTGTTGCAAACATCCTAATTATTGTTATTGGAATTGGCGGCGCAAGGATTTTTTCAAAAGTATTAGTCGTGAAGCCTATTGTGTTAGGACCTATTATTTTATTGTTAAGTATTGTTGGCTCGTACGCAATTCATAATAACGCTTATGATATTTGGGTCATGTTGTTGTTCGGGGTCATTGGTTTCATCTTAAGAAGATATGGATTTCCACTTGCACCGATTGTTTTGGCAATTATTCTTGGGCCACTTGCAGAAACAAGCTATAATCAGTCCATGCTTATCTCCCAAGACAATTTTAACATATTCTTCAACAGACCTATCTCAGCCGTACTATTAATCGTTGCTGCAATCACATTCGTATCACCGTTTTTGAGTGGGGTTGTGAAGAAAAAGAAAGTAGCTTAG
- a CDS encoding tripartite tricarboxylate transporter TctB family protein, whose translation MFKINGILAGIFFSLGLFAFFYSFQFSEVAAFWPKFFAVVLMVLAIALIVDTKLKPDREQVSENTISTREYKLLAIIAASAVIYMIAMDFLGFTVSSIILLFFLFWVFGYRHFKNVIIISIASSIVVTLIFQVFLKVPLPQGLFENFY comes from the coding sequence ATGTTTAAAATCAATGGTATTTTAGCGGGGATCTTCTTTTCATTAGGCCTGTTTGCATTCTTTTATTCCTTCCAATTTAGTGAAGTGGCGGCATTTTGGCCAAAGTTTTTCGCTGTCGTCCTCATGGTTTTAGCAATAGCTCTTATTGTGGACACCAAACTGAAACCTGACCGCGAGCAGGTTTCAGAAAATACAATATCAACAAGAGAATATAAGCTTTTGGCAATCATTGCTGCATCGGCAGTTATTTACATGATTGCGATGGATTTCCTTGGATTCACAGTATCATCTATCATTCTATTATTTTTCTTGTTTTGGGTTTTTGGGTACCGACATTTCAAGAATGTCATTATTATTTCAATAGCATCATCTATAGTGGTAACGCTAATCTTTCAGGTGTTCTTAAAGGTTCCATTACCGCAAGGGCTATTCGAGAACTTTTATTAA
- a CDS encoding tripartite tricarboxylate transporter substrate binding protein, with protein MRKNFTKVISFMVLALLVVLAGCSNDNAKNKDGVDYPTKPIKIINPFSAGGPADNTSRILANHAKDIVGKSLVIENRDGGGGSIGQTAGATAKPDGYTLTLITSSIVSNPIFNNVSYTHEDFVPIIMTVNDPFFLVLGKDAPYDDAESFLNYAKENPGKISVGVSGAQTVPAFTSKELAEVAGIDITTVPFDGEALAVAAVAGGHIDALIGNYSGFESQLKSGAMKAILLFDSEKSDLIPDVPTASEHGLDVVSGSWRGFAAPKGTDPEIIEYLQEKFKEITEQEEYQEQMTNSGINITYKNAEEFKAIIDDTYNKYMKFAGK; from the coding sequence ATGAGAAAAAATTTCACAAAAGTAATTTCATTTATGGTATTGGCCCTATTAGTAGTATTGGCAGGGTGTTCGAATGATAACGCTAAAAATAAAGACGGAGTAGATTATCCGACAAAACCGATTAAAATAATCAATCCGTTTTCGGCCGGGGGTCCTGCGGATAATACATCTAGAATCCTTGCTAACCACGCGAAAGATATCGTTGGGAAATCTTTAGTCATTGAAAACAGAGACGGTGGGGGAGGCAGTATTGGTCAAACAGCTGGTGCCACTGCAAAACCAGATGGCTATACATTAACTTTAATCACTTCTTCTATTGTAAGTAATCCAATTTTCAATAACGTTTCCTATACACATGAAGATTTTGTTCCAATTATCATGACTGTTAATGACCCTTTCTTTTTAGTATTAGGGAAAGATGCACCATATGATGATGCTGAATCATTCCTCAACTATGCAAAAGAAAATCCGGGCAAAATTAGCGTAGGAGTTTCTGGTGCGCAAACAGTACCGGCGTTTACAAGCAAAGAACTAGCGGAAGTTGCGGGAATCGATATCACAACAGTTCCATTCGACGGTGAAGCATTGGCGGTTGCGGCAGTTGCGGGTGGACATATCGATGCATTGATTGGTAATTACTCAGGCTTCGAAAGTCAATTGAAAAGTGGTGCAATGAAAGCAATTCTACTATTTGATAGCGAAAAATCAGACTTAATACCAGATGTACCAACAGCAAGTGAACATGGATTAGATGTCGTGTCAGGTTCATGGAGAGGATTTGCGGCACCAAAAGGAACTGATCCAGAAATAATTGAATACCTACAAGAGAAGTTTAAGGAAATTACTGAGCAAGAAGAGTATCAAGAGCAAATGACAAATTCAGGTATCAATATTACGTATAAAAATGCAGAAGAATTTAAAGCAATTATTGATGACACTTATAATAAATATATGAAATTCGCAGGTAAGTGA
- a CDS encoding DUF1932 domain-containing protein — protein sequence MKVGFIGFGEASFNMALGFNEEGIKGIIAFDASLNNPVYGKVIEERADKANVNLIPNLEDVVQQSTVLVVAVPADKALAVSTATLPFIQKNTLYIDVSASSPDIKKAISESVIQKDALFVDAAMMGPLPVYKHKVPIYASGNGVDLMIKLFAEYQMDLTKISDIAGEASAVKLVRSVFMKGLSVLGVEMLEAARKLEIEELVIHSVSETMNKADFESTLNRLVTGTAIHAERRFTEMSGSNQMLESLNVNAIMATAVREKLEYMHSFRLKEKFDGVTPSSWKDVLDQMAQEN from the coding sequence ATGAAAGTAGGGTTTATTGGTTTTGGTGAAGCATCATTTAATATGGCATTAGGATTTAATGAGGAAGGAATAAAAGGTATCATTGCATTTGATGCATCCCTAAATAATCCTGTCTACGGGAAAGTAATAGAAGAAAGGGCTGATAAAGCAAATGTGAATCTCATCCCGAATTTGGAGGATGTGGTTCAACAATCCACTGTTTTAGTTGTAGCAGTACCGGCGGATAAAGCTCTTGCCGTAAGTACAGCGACACTGCCTTTTATTCAAAAAAATACACTCTATATTGACGTTTCAGCTTCAAGTCCGGATATCAAAAAGGCGATAAGTGAAAGCGTTATTCAAAAGGATGCCCTTTTTGTCGATGCGGCTATGATGGGACCTCTGCCAGTTTACAAACATAAAGTACCGATTTATGCGAGTGGAAATGGTGTAGATCTAATGATCAAATTGTTTGCAGAATACCAAATGGATTTGACAAAGATCAGTGATATTGCCGGTGAAGCATCAGCTGTAAAATTAGTAAGAAGTGTATTTATGAAGGGTCTATCGGTTTTAGGTGTGGAGATGTTGGAGGCAGCACGGAAATTGGAAATTGAAGAACTTGTAATTCATTCAGTTTCAGAAACAATGAATAAAGCAGATTTCGAAAGTACATTAAATCGTTTGGTGACAGGGACTGCAATTCATGCAGAACGAAGATTCACTGAAATGTCTGGCTCGAACCAAATGTTAGAATCGCTTAATGTGAATGCAATTATGGCGACAGCAGTACGTGAAAAACTTGAATACATGCATAGTTTCCGATTGAAAGAAAAGTTCGACGGTGTCACACCATCATCTTGGAAAGATGTTTTGGATCAAATGGCTCAAGAAAATTAA
- a CDS encoding RraA family protein has protein sequence MNTNNFRLPNDLLDRLSQLNSTLLCDGLVNSGAMDYKIKPVTAEQRVIGPAFTVSLEPGDNLFLHQAIHTAPEGSVLVVDGKGYEHRAYLGELMAFAAKAKNLGGIIIDGLVRDHDELSKLEFPIFAKGFIPAGPFKEGPGTINKRISCGGIVVNPGDLIVGDTDGVVVIPRDMLKDTISNAEKKLVYENSRIEEILKYSKLKSENAPVNSIEPNWLRDKMKQFEGR, from the coding sequence ATGAATACTAACAATTTTAGGCTACCAAACGATTTGCTTGATCGACTTTCGCAACTAAATTCTACATTGCTATGTGATGGGTTAGTTAATTCGGGTGCAATGGATTATAAAATAAAACCAGTTACCGCTGAACAAAGAGTTATTGGACCTGCATTTACGGTTTCATTGGAACCTGGTGATAATTTATTTTTACATCAAGCTATTCATACGGCCCCGGAAGGTAGTGTATTAGTTGTTGACGGGAAAGGCTATGAACACCGTGCATACCTTGGAGAGTTAATGGCGTTTGCTGCAAAAGCCAAAAATCTTGGGGGCATCATTATTGATGGGTTAGTTCGTGATCATGATGAACTATCAAAATTGGAATTTCCTATTTTTGCAAAAGGTTTTATTCCCGCGGGCCCGTTTAAAGAAGGTCCGGGAACGATTAATAAAAGAATTTCGTGTGGTGGTATTGTCGTAAATCCCGGTGATTTAATTGTTGGGGATACAGACGGAGTAGTAGTAATACCCCGTGATATGCTAAAAGATACAATTTCAAATGCGGAAAAGAAATTAGTCTATGAAAATAGTAGAATCGAAGAAATTTTAAAGTATTCGAAGCTTAAAAGTGAAAATGCACCTGTAAATAGTATCGAACCGAATTGGTTAAGAGATAAAATGAAGCAATTTGAAGGTCGTTAA
- a CDS encoding MurR/RpiR family transcriptional regulator, whose product MRDLSNPIEKLKIKMHELTDTQKKVADFIIKNPMDVAFYTVDQLAGIVGTSTTTIMRLTFSLGYSGYSEFQKGLQEILRSKAAPHTRLEANMKDLTKNDLWLQYVDFQINSIQNTFDVITNESLEKTIKTILNARNIYCTGVRSGLPVAQYLTHGLNRLLGNTKLQNADQSDWIDDVAGFDSTDVVIAISYPRYARRIVDLVSHAKKAEATVIAITDSYSSPLVKYADVILPCSSSSLSFHNSITSSIFLADYLITAVAAQNHEKIKSRLDKVNDILTEINYHHLPSNQ is encoded by the coding sequence GTGAGGGATTTGAGCAATCCGATTGAGAAGTTGAAGATCAAGATGCATGAATTAACGGATACACAGAAAAAAGTTGCGGATTTTATTATTAAAAATCCCATGGATGTTGCATTCTATACAGTGGATCAGTTGGCGGGAATTGTTGGCACAAGTACAACTACCATTATGAGGTTAACATTTAGCTTAGGGTATTCTGGATACTCCGAATTCCAGAAGGGGTTACAGGAGATTTTGAGGAGTAAGGCCGCCCCACATACGAGACTTGAAGCAAACATGAAGGATTTGACCAAAAATGATTTATGGTTACAGTACGTTGACTTTCAAATAAATAGTATCCAGAATACATTTGATGTCATCACTAATGAATCGTTGGAGAAAACAATAAAAACGATATTAAATGCACGAAATATTTATTGCACGGGTGTACGAAGCGGATTACCAGTAGCGCAGTATTTAACGCATGGGTTAAATCGATTATTGGGGAATACAAAACTCCAAAATGCAGATCAGAGCGATTGGATTGATGATGTTGCGGGGTTTGACTCTACGGATGTAGTGATAGCAATTAGTTATCCAAGATATGCACGTCGCATTGTAGATTTAGTGTCTCATGCTAAAAAGGCGGAGGCTACGGTAATTGCAATTACGGACAGTTACTCATCACCTCTGGTAAAGTATGCAGATGTAATTCTACCTTGCAGTTCAAGTAGCCTATCTTTTCATAATTCAATAACTTCATCAATTTTCTTGGCAGATTATTTAATAACAGCGGTGGCTGCACAGAACCATGAGAAAATTAAATCGCGACTGGATAAAGTCAATGATATTCTAACTGAAATTAATTATCACCATTTACCTTCAAACCAATAA
- a CDS encoding 3-keto-5-aminohexanoate cleavage protein, translated as MEKVILTVATTGAWPTKKETPYVPLTPEEIADEVFACYQAGASVAHIHVRDDNGRPSMDIEKFRQTVNLIRERCNIVLNLTTSGSLVMDDDSRMLPFIELKPELASYDAGSMNWGHSTVFLNSPEFLEKLGTTMKEHNVKPEIEVFDTGMFYNAEYYLKKGILDSPAHFQFVLGAPGGMKATIDNLLHLKNLLPKNSTWSAFGIGKMHLPILYATLALGGHIRVGMEDNIFYAKDQLAKSNVEFVERAKRIIKELGKEVATPDEARDILGLKNHSYQ; from the coding sequence ATGGAGAAAGTTATATTGACAGTTGCAACGACTGGCGCATGGCCAACGAAAAAGGAAACACCTTATGTTCCACTTACACCAGAGGAAATAGCGGACGAGGTATTTGCTTGCTATCAAGCTGGGGCATCAGTTGCACATATTCATGTCCGTGATGATAACGGAAGACCGTCAATGGACATTGAAAAGTTTCGACAAACGGTAAATCTTATTAGAGAACGGTGTAATATCGTATTGAATCTGACAACTTCCGGAAGTCTCGTAATGGATGATGATTCAAGGATGTTGCCATTTATTGAATTAAAGCCCGAGTTGGCGAGCTATGACGCAGGCTCGATGAATTGGGGGCATTCAACGGTATTTCTAAATAGTCCTGAGTTTTTGGAAAAACTGGGAACAACTATGAAAGAACATAATGTGAAACCTGAAATAGAAGTGTTTGATACAGGTATGTTTTATAATGCCGAATACTATTTGAAAAAGGGGATTTTAGACTCACCAGCTCATTTTCAGTTTGTCTTAGGTGCTCCGGGCGGAATGAAGGCAACAATTGATAATTTACTTCATTTAAAGAATCTGTTACCGAAAAATTCCACATGGAGCGCATTCGGTATTGGGAAAATGCATCTTCCAATTCTCTATGCAACATTAGCTTTAGGGGGGCATATAAGGGTTGGGATGGAAGATAATATCTTTTATGCAAAAGATCAATTGGCCAAGTCAAACGTTGAATTTGTTGAACGGGCTAAACGAATCATTAAGGAACTTGGGAAAGAAGTTGCAACACCTGATGAAGCAAGGGATATTCTTGGTTTAAAAAATCATTCTTATCAATAA